One region of Gorilla gorilla gorilla isolate KB3781 chromosome 13, NHGRI_mGorGor1-v2.1_pri, whole genome shotgun sequence genomic DNA includes:
- the OMD gene encoding osteomodulin, producing the protein MGFLSPIYVIFFFFGVKVHCQYETYQWDEDYDQEPDDDYQTGFPFRQNVDYGVPFHQYTLGCVSECFCPTNFPSSMYCDNRKLKTIPNIPMHIQQLYLQFNEIEAVTANSFINATHLKEINLSHNKIKSQKIDYGVFAKLPNLLQLHLEHNNLEEFPFPLPKSLERLLLGYNEISKLQTNAMEGLVNLTMLDLCYNYLHDSLLKDKIFAKMEKLMQLNLCNNRLESMPPGLPSSLMYLSLENNSISSIPEKYFDKLPKLHTLRMSHNKLQDIPYNIFNLPNIVELSVGHNKLKQAFYIPRNLEHLYLQNNEIEKMNLTVMCPSIDPLHYHHLTYIRVDQNKLKEPISSYIFFCFPHIHTIYYGEQRSTNGQTIQLKTQVFRRFQDDDDESEDHDDPDNAHESPEQEGAEGHFDLHYYENQE; encoded by the exons atgggTTTTTTAAGTCcaatatatgttattttcttcttttttggagtCAAAGTACATTGCCAATATGAAACTTATCAGTGGGATGAAGACTATGACCAAGAGCCAGATGATGATTACCAAACAGGATTCCCATTTCGTCAAAATGTAGACTACGGAGTTCCTTTTCATCAGTATACTTTAGGCTGTGTCAGTGAATGCTTCTGTCCAACTAACTTTCCATCATCAATGTACTGTGATAATCGCAAACTCAAGACTATCCCAAATATTCCGATGCACATTCAGCAACTCTATCTTCAGTTCAATGAAATTGAGGCTGTGACTGCAAATTCATTCATCAATGCAACTCATCTTAAAGAAATTAACCTCAGCCACAACAAAATTAAATCTCAAAAGATTGATTATGGTGTGTTTGCTAAGCTTCCAAATCTACTACAACTTCATCTAGAGCATAATAATTTAGAAGAatttccatttcctcttcctaaATCTCTGGAAAGACTCCTTCTTGGTTACAATGAAATCTCCAAACTGCAGACAAACGCTATGGAAGGGCTAGTAAACTTGACCATGCTTGATCTCTGTTATAATTATCTTCATGATTCTCTGCTAAAAGACAAAATCTTTGCCAAAATGGAAAAACTAATGCAGCTCAACCTCTGCAATAACAGATTAGAATCAATGCCTCCTGGTTTGCCTTCTTCACTTATGTATCTGTCTttagaaaataattcaatttctTCTATACCCGAAAAATACTTCGACAAACTTCCAAAACTTCATACTCTAAGAATGTCACACAACAAACTACAAGACATcccatataatatttttaatcttcCCAACATTGTAGAACTCAGTGTTGGACACAACAAATTGAAGCAAGCATTCTATATTCCAAGAAATTTGGAACACCTATACctacaaaataatgaaatagaaa agATGAATCTTACAGTGATGTGTCCTTCTATTGACCCACTACATTACCACCATTTAACATACATTCGTGTGgaccaaaataaactaaaagaaccAATAAGCTCATACATCTTCTTCTGCTTCCCTCATATACACACTATTTATTATGGTGAACAAAGAAGCACTAATGGTCAAACAATACAACTAAAGACACAAGTTTTCAGGAGATttcaagatgatgatgatgaaagtgAAGATCACGATGATCCTGACAATGCTCATGAGAGCCCAGAACAAGAAGGAGCAGAAGGGCACTTTGACCTTCATTATTATGAAAATCAAGAATAG